A stretch of the Zeugodacus cucurbitae isolate PBARC_wt_2022May chromosome 6, idZeuCucr1.2, whole genome shotgun sequence genome encodes the following:
- the LOC105209306 gene encoding uncharacterized protein LOC105209306 isoform X4, with protein MRCVSYVCDMLEEAKSLPLHCVVESVHSLQASLAIDSRSPWKRRTNIETDSYVIMAAATPWSELVQTALQRLGYSQEAVNTARGSIMIKNWKPIPLEMISDNPVVPVSDIIGELTSVITLRIVILRSKPSTFGEIKDKLLKLLVLQSHTVLRSTGCPLDEMTLSQICRTSYQNPYSFPAGEISDELRRKFDQWWSQQLTPQSSITPKMLPFLTAPSSVTNEMDFPVGSAAVAAAAAAAAAAQAGLHAASGVGNVPGSNIPGLSGSRDSLLMNDATHHGSQGAGAAHHPNMLVHPAMHPSMHHHHHHPHSQYPNQKTRMRTSFDPEMELPKLQKWFQENPHPSRQQIQTYVVQLNALESRRGRKPLDVNNVVYWFKNARAAQKRAEMRGGLAALGHPSLNGFMLNQHGQLGQSSSSSGGSQQMSSSNINLAMSHDYLKSPLSLKSEDVDTMSQHSDDMDEDNSRPGSPQLPLSLTTHERNRNSPMEGAEGNMESVESRRDICGADGAFKDESDCQTMLNGSLNQSLRSCSRSYTEEEAQAQSKPNDAQTDDQQGDNSNEATANEQHSETEHNNSNNNNNANNLNNLNNNNINNSNNNNNTNNNNEQSCDAVNTQPQAHSSPKMSSPKEEDDDLDLEDDDDDNENDASQLDEYRSLSPDLANAMAQRKDLPFPMVPNSMFSQSFMYMSHYIPGFGQAANHPHAHHAAAAAAAAGMPPNALMNPGGLNLSSMSNEERRKRNRTFIDPVTEVPKLEQWFALNTHPSHNLILKYTEDLNTMPYRQKFPRLESKNVQFWFKNRRAKCKRLKMSLYDSSQLQGLNSFVSKYEERD; from the exons CGAAATCGCTACCGTTACATTGTGTCGTCGAATCGGTGCATTCGTTGCAGGCCTCGCTCGCCATCGACTCACGCAGTCCATGGAAGCgacgtacgaatatcgaaacaGATAGCTATGTGATTATGGCCGCAGCAACGCCATGGTCGGAGTTGGTGCAGACCGCGCTGCAGCGACTAGGCTACTCACAGGAGGCGGTCAATACGGCAAGAG GTTCTATTATGATAAAGAACTGGAAGCCCATACCATTGGAAATGATCTCCGATAATCCAGTTGTGCCCGTCAGTGATATTATCGGCGAATTGACTTCGGTCATAACACTTCGTATAGTCATATTGCGTTCCAAACCGTCGACTTTCGGTGAAATTAAAGATAAATTATTGAAACTGCTCGTGCTGCAATCGCATACAGTATTGCGTTCCACCGGTTGTCCACTTGATGAG ATGACGCTCTCACAAATATGCCGCACGTCTTACCAGAATCCATATTCCTTTCCCGCCGGCGAGATCTCCGATGAGCTACGCCGCAAGTTCGACCAATGGTGGTCGCAACAACTCACGCCACAATCTAGTATTACGCCAAAAATGTTACCGTTCCTAACAGCACCGTCGTCGGTGACCAACGAAATGGACTTCCCTGTTGGATCAGCGGCTGTGGCTgcagccgctgctgctgctgctgcggcacaAGCTGGCTTACATGCAGCCAGCGGTGTGGGTAATGTACCCGGTAGTAATATACCCGGACTTAGCGGCAGTCGTGATTCGCTGCTGATGAATGATGCCACACACCATGGGTCACAAGGTGCTGGCGCAGCACATCATCCCAATATGTTGGTACATCCGGCCATGCATCCTTCGatgcatcatcatcatcaccatccACACTCACAGTATCCAAATCAGAAGACACGCATGCGCACCAGTTTCGATCCAGAAATGGAATTGCCAAAATTGCAGAAATGGTTTCAGGAGAACCCACATCCTTCGCGTcagcaaatacaaacatatgttgtGCAGTTGAATGCGCTGGAGTCAAGGCGTGGTCGCAAGCCGTTGGATGTTAATAATGTCGTATATTGGTTCAAGAATGCACGTGCCGCACAGAAACGCGCAGAAATGCGTGGCGGTTTAGCAGCGCTGGGACATCCCAGCTTGAATGGCTTCATGCTGAATCAGCACGGTCAGTTGGGTCAGAGTTCGAGCAGCAGTGGTGGTAGTCAACAAATGAGTAGCAGCAATATCAATTTAGCCATGTCACATGACTACCTGAAGAGTCCGTTGAGTCTGAAATCGGAAGATGTAGACACAATGTCACAGCACTCGGATGATATGGATGAAGACAACAGTCGACCAGGTTCACCACAATTACCGCTCTCACTAACTACGCATGAACGTAATCGCAATTCGCCGATGGAGGGCGCTGAGGGCAATATGGAGTCGGTCGAAAGTCGTCGTGACATCTGCGGTGCTGACGGTGCGTTTAAGGATGAAAGCGACTGTCAAACCATGCTAAATGGCTCACTCAATCAGTCATTACGCTCATGTTCGCGCAGCTATACCGAGGAGGAGGCTCAAGCGCAGTCCAAACCGAATGACGCACAAACCGATGACCAACAAGGTGACAATTCTAATGAAGCCACCGCCAATGAGCAGCACAGTGAAACAGaacacaacaatagcaataacaataataatgcaaataacCTAAATAacctaaataacaacaacattaacaatagcaataacaataataatactaataataacaATGAGCAATCCTGTGATGCCGTTAACACACAACCGCAAGCACATTCCTCACCTAAAATGAGTTCACCCAAAGAGGAGGACGATGATCTCGATTTGGAAGATGATGACGATGACAACGAGAACGATGCCTCACAACTAGATGAATATCGTTCGCTTTCACCAGATTTGGCTAATGCCATGGCACAGCGTAAAGATCTGCCCTTTCCAATGGTGCCGAACTCGATGTTCTCCCAGTCCTTCATGTACATGAGTCATTATATACCCGGATTTGGACAAGCCGCCAATCATCCGCACGCACATCATGCCGCAGCTGCAGCAGCTGCTGCCGGTATGCCACCGAATGCGCTAATGAATCCCGGTGGTCTGAATTTGTCGAGCATGTCAAACGAGGAGCGTCGCAAGCGAAATCGTACTTTCATCGATCCAGTTACTGAAGTGCCGAAGCTGGAGCAATGGTTCGCCTTGAATACACATCCATCACACAATCTGATACTGAAATACACGGAGGATTTGAATACAATGCCCTATAG ACAAAAGTTCCCACGCCTGGAAAGTAAAAATGTACAGTTTTGGTTTAAGAATCGTCGTGCCAAATGCAAACGCCTAAAGATGTCGCTCTACGACAGCTCTCAACTACAAGGCCTGAACTCATTCGTGAGCAAATATGAGGAGCGCGACTAA
- the LOC105209306 gene encoding uncharacterized protein LOC105209306 isoform X3, with protein sequence MLEIAALKIDDAQEVQDLWQACKETAKSLPLHCVVESVHSLQASLAIDSRSPWKRRTNIETDSYVIMAAATPWSELVQTALQRLGYSQEAVNTARGSIMIKNWKPIPLEMISDNPVVPVSDIIGELTSVITLRIVILRSKPSTFGEIKDKLLKLLVLQSHTVLRSTGCPLDEMTLSQICRTSYQNPYSFPAGEISDELRRKFDQWWSQQLTPQSSITPKMLPFLTAPSSVTNEMDFPVGSAAVAAAAAAAAAAQAGLHAASGVGNVPGSNIPGLSGSRDSLLMNDATHHGSQGAGAAHHPNMLVHPAMHPSMHHHHHHPHSQYPNQKTRMRTSFDPEMELPKLQKWFQENPHPSRQQIQTYVVQLNALESRRGRKPLDVNNVVYWFKNARAAQKRAEMRGGLAALGHPSLNGFMLNQHGQLGQSSSSSGGSQQMSSSNINLAMSHDYLKSPLSLKSEDVDTMSQHSDDMDEDNSRPGSPQLPLSLTTHERNRNSPMEGAEGNMESVESRRDICGADGAFKDESDCQTMLNGSLNQSLRSCSRSYTEEEAQAQSKPNDAQTDDQQGDNSNEATANEQHSETEHNNSNNNNNANNLNNLNNNNINNSNNNNNTNNNNEQSCDAVNTQPQAHSSPKMSSPKEEDDDLDLEDDDDDNENDASQLDEYRSLSPDLANAMAQRKDLPFPMVPNSMFSQSFMYMSHYIPGFGQAANHPHAHHAAAAAAAAGMPPNALMNPGGLNLSSMSNEERRKRNRTFIDPVTEVPKLEQWFALNTHPSHNLILKYTEDLNTMPYRQKFPRLESKNVQFWFKNRRAKCKRLKMSLYDSSQLQGLNSFVSKYEERD encoded by the exons atgttaGAAATCGCCGCCTTGAAAATCGACGATGCCCAAGAGGTTCAAGATCTATGGCAAGCTTGCAAGGAAACCG CGAAATCGCTACCGTTACATTGTGTCGTCGAATCGGTGCATTCGTTGCAGGCCTCGCTCGCCATCGACTCACGCAGTCCATGGAAGCgacgtacgaatatcgaaacaGATAGCTATGTGATTATGGCCGCAGCAACGCCATGGTCGGAGTTGGTGCAGACCGCGCTGCAGCGACTAGGCTACTCACAGGAGGCGGTCAATACGGCAAGAG GTTCTATTATGATAAAGAACTGGAAGCCCATACCATTGGAAATGATCTCCGATAATCCAGTTGTGCCCGTCAGTGATATTATCGGCGAATTGACTTCGGTCATAACACTTCGTATAGTCATATTGCGTTCCAAACCGTCGACTTTCGGTGAAATTAAAGATAAATTATTGAAACTGCTCGTGCTGCAATCGCATACAGTATTGCGTTCCACCGGTTGTCCACTTGATGAG ATGACGCTCTCACAAATATGCCGCACGTCTTACCAGAATCCATATTCCTTTCCCGCCGGCGAGATCTCCGATGAGCTACGCCGCAAGTTCGACCAATGGTGGTCGCAACAACTCACGCCACAATCTAGTATTACGCCAAAAATGTTACCGTTCCTAACAGCACCGTCGTCGGTGACCAACGAAATGGACTTCCCTGTTGGATCAGCGGCTGTGGCTgcagccgctgctgctgctgctgcggcacaAGCTGGCTTACATGCAGCCAGCGGTGTGGGTAATGTACCCGGTAGTAATATACCCGGACTTAGCGGCAGTCGTGATTCGCTGCTGATGAATGATGCCACACACCATGGGTCACAAGGTGCTGGCGCAGCACATCATCCCAATATGTTGGTACATCCGGCCATGCATCCTTCGatgcatcatcatcatcaccatccACACTCACAGTATCCAAATCAGAAGACACGCATGCGCACCAGTTTCGATCCAGAAATGGAATTGCCAAAATTGCAGAAATGGTTTCAGGAGAACCCACATCCTTCGCGTcagcaaatacaaacatatgttgtGCAGTTGAATGCGCTGGAGTCAAGGCGTGGTCGCAAGCCGTTGGATGTTAATAATGTCGTATATTGGTTCAAGAATGCACGTGCCGCACAGAAACGCGCAGAAATGCGTGGCGGTTTAGCAGCGCTGGGACATCCCAGCTTGAATGGCTTCATGCTGAATCAGCACGGTCAGTTGGGTCAGAGTTCGAGCAGCAGTGGTGGTAGTCAACAAATGAGTAGCAGCAATATCAATTTAGCCATGTCACATGACTACCTGAAGAGTCCGTTGAGTCTGAAATCGGAAGATGTAGACACAATGTCACAGCACTCGGATGATATGGATGAAGACAACAGTCGACCAGGTTCACCACAATTACCGCTCTCACTAACTACGCATGAACGTAATCGCAATTCGCCGATGGAGGGCGCTGAGGGCAATATGGAGTCGGTCGAAAGTCGTCGTGACATCTGCGGTGCTGACGGTGCGTTTAAGGATGAAAGCGACTGTCAAACCATGCTAAATGGCTCACTCAATCAGTCATTACGCTCATGTTCGCGCAGCTATACCGAGGAGGAGGCTCAAGCGCAGTCCAAACCGAATGACGCACAAACCGATGACCAACAAGGTGACAATTCTAATGAAGCCACCGCCAATGAGCAGCACAGTGAAACAGaacacaacaatagcaataacaataataatgcaaataacCTAAATAacctaaataacaacaacattaacaatagcaataacaataataatactaataataacaATGAGCAATCCTGTGATGCCGTTAACACACAACCGCAAGCACATTCCTCACCTAAAATGAGTTCACCCAAAGAGGAGGACGATGATCTCGATTTGGAAGATGATGACGATGACAACGAGAACGATGCCTCACAACTAGATGAATATCGTTCGCTTTCACCAGATTTGGCTAATGCCATGGCACAGCGTAAAGATCTGCCCTTTCCAATGGTGCCGAACTCGATGTTCTCCCAGTCCTTCATGTACATGAGTCATTATATACCCGGATTTGGACAAGCCGCCAATCATCCGCACGCACATCATGCCGCAGCTGCAGCAGCTGCTGCCGGTATGCCACCGAATGCGCTAATGAATCCCGGTGGTCTGAATTTGTCGAGCATGTCAAACGAGGAGCGTCGCAAGCGAAATCGTACTTTCATCGATCCAGTTACTGAAGTGCCGAAGCTGGAGCAATGGTTCGCCTTGAATACACATCCATCACACAATCTGATACTGAAATACACGGAGGATTTGAATACAATGCCCTATAG ACAAAAGTTCCCACGCCTGGAAAGTAAAAATGTACAGTTTTGGTTTAAGAATCGTCGTGCCAAATGCAAACGCCTAAAGATGTCGCTCTACGACAGCTCTCAACTACAAGGCCTGAACTCATTCGTGAGCAAATATGAGGAGCGCGACTAA
- the LOC105209306 gene encoding uncharacterized protein LOC105209306 isoform X5 → MSSPYPKSLPLHCVVESVHSLQASLAIDSRSPWKRRTNIETDSYVIMAAATPWSELVQTALQRLGYSQEAVNTARGSIMIKNWKPIPLEMISDNPVVPVSDIIGELTSVITLRIVILRSKPSTFGEIKDKLLKLLVLQSHTVLRSTGCPLDEMTLSQICRTSYQNPYSFPAGEISDELRRKFDQWWSQQLTPQSSITPKMLPFLTAPSSVTNEMDFPVGSAAVAAAAAAAAAAQAGLHAASGVGNVPGSNIPGLSGSRDSLLMNDATHHGSQGAGAAHHPNMLVHPAMHPSMHHHHHHPHSQYPNQKTRMRTSFDPEMELPKLQKWFQENPHPSRQQIQTYVVQLNALESRRGRKPLDVNNVVYWFKNARAAQKRAEMRGGLAALGHPSLNGFMLNQHGQLGQSSSSSGGSQQMSSSNINLAMSHDYLKSPLSLKSEDVDTMSQHSDDMDEDNSRPGSPQLPLSLTTHERNRNSPMEGAEGNMESVESRRDICGADGAFKDESDCQTMLNGSLNQSLRSCSRSYTEEEAQAQSKPNDAQTDDQQGDNSNEATANEQHSETEHNNSNNNNNANNLNNLNNNNINNSNNNNNTNNNNEQSCDAVNTQPQAHSSPKMSSPKEEDDDLDLEDDDDDNENDASQLDEYRSLSPDLANAMAQRKDLPFPMVPNSMFSQSFMYMSHYIPGFGQAANHPHAHHAAAAAAAAGMPPNALMNPGGLNLSSMSNEERRKRNRTFIDPVTEVPKLEQWFALNTHPSHNLILKYTEDLNTMPYRQKFPRLESKNVQFWFKNRRAKCKRLKMSLYDSSQLQGLNSFVSKYEERD, encoded by the exons ATGAGCTCACCGTATC CGAAATCGCTACCGTTACATTGTGTCGTCGAATCGGTGCATTCGTTGCAGGCCTCGCTCGCCATCGACTCACGCAGTCCATGGAAGCgacgtacgaatatcgaaacaGATAGCTATGTGATTATGGCCGCAGCAACGCCATGGTCGGAGTTGGTGCAGACCGCGCTGCAGCGACTAGGCTACTCACAGGAGGCGGTCAATACGGCAAGAG GTTCTATTATGATAAAGAACTGGAAGCCCATACCATTGGAAATGATCTCCGATAATCCAGTTGTGCCCGTCAGTGATATTATCGGCGAATTGACTTCGGTCATAACACTTCGTATAGTCATATTGCGTTCCAAACCGTCGACTTTCGGTGAAATTAAAGATAAATTATTGAAACTGCTCGTGCTGCAATCGCATACAGTATTGCGTTCCACCGGTTGTCCACTTGATGAG ATGACGCTCTCACAAATATGCCGCACGTCTTACCAGAATCCATATTCCTTTCCCGCCGGCGAGATCTCCGATGAGCTACGCCGCAAGTTCGACCAATGGTGGTCGCAACAACTCACGCCACAATCTAGTATTACGCCAAAAATGTTACCGTTCCTAACAGCACCGTCGTCGGTGACCAACGAAATGGACTTCCCTGTTGGATCAGCGGCTGTGGCTgcagccgctgctgctgctgctgcggcacaAGCTGGCTTACATGCAGCCAGCGGTGTGGGTAATGTACCCGGTAGTAATATACCCGGACTTAGCGGCAGTCGTGATTCGCTGCTGATGAATGATGCCACACACCATGGGTCACAAGGTGCTGGCGCAGCACATCATCCCAATATGTTGGTACATCCGGCCATGCATCCTTCGatgcatcatcatcatcaccatccACACTCACAGTATCCAAATCAGAAGACACGCATGCGCACCAGTTTCGATCCAGAAATGGAATTGCCAAAATTGCAGAAATGGTTTCAGGAGAACCCACATCCTTCGCGTcagcaaatacaaacatatgttgtGCAGTTGAATGCGCTGGAGTCAAGGCGTGGTCGCAAGCCGTTGGATGTTAATAATGTCGTATATTGGTTCAAGAATGCACGTGCCGCACAGAAACGCGCAGAAATGCGTGGCGGTTTAGCAGCGCTGGGACATCCCAGCTTGAATGGCTTCATGCTGAATCAGCACGGTCAGTTGGGTCAGAGTTCGAGCAGCAGTGGTGGTAGTCAACAAATGAGTAGCAGCAATATCAATTTAGCCATGTCACATGACTACCTGAAGAGTCCGTTGAGTCTGAAATCGGAAGATGTAGACACAATGTCACAGCACTCGGATGATATGGATGAAGACAACAGTCGACCAGGTTCACCACAATTACCGCTCTCACTAACTACGCATGAACGTAATCGCAATTCGCCGATGGAGGGCGCTGAGGGCAATATGGAGTCGGTCGAAAGTCGTCGTGACATCTGCGGTGCTGACGGTGCGTTTAAGGATGAAAGCGACTGTCAAACCATGCTAAATGGCTCACTCAATCAGTCATTACGCTCATGTTCGCGCAGCTATACCGAGGAGGAGGCTCAAGCGCAGTCCAAACCGAATGACGCACAAACCGATGACCAACAAGGTGACAATTCTAATGAAGCCACCGCCAATGAGCAGCACAGTGAAACAGaacacaacaatagcaataacaataataatgcaaataacCTAAATAacctaaataacaacaacattaacaatagcaataacaataataatactaataataacaATGAGCAATCCTGTGATGCCGTTAACACACAACCGCAAGCACATTCCTCACCTAAAATGAGTTCACCCAAAGAGGAGGACGATGATCTCGATTTGGAAGATGATGACGATGACAACGAGAACGATGCCTCACAACTAGATGAATATCGTTCGCTTTCACCAGATTTGGCTAATGCCATGGCACAGCGTAAAGATCTGCCCTTTCCAATGGTGCCGAACTCGATGTTCTCCCAGTCCTTCATGTACATGAGTCATTATATACCCGGATTTGGACAAGCCGCCAATCATCCGCACGCACATCATGCCGCAGCTGCAGCAGCTGCTGCCGGTATGCCACCGAATGCGCTAATGAATCCCGGTGGTCTGAATTTGTCGAGCATGTCAAACGAGGAGCGTCGCAAGCGAAATCGTACTTTCATCGATCCAGTTACTGAAGTGCCGAAGCTGGAGCAATGGTTCGCCTTGAATACACATCCATCACACAATCTGATACTGAAATACACGGAGGATTTGAATACAATGCCCTATAG ACAAAAGTTCCCACGCCTGGAAAGTAAAAATGTACAGTTTTGGTTTAAGAATCGTCGTGCCAAATGCAAACGCCTAAAGATGTCGCTCTACGACAGCTCTCAACTACAAGGCCTGAACTCATTCGTGAGCAAATATGAGGAGCGCGACTAA
- the LOC105209306 gene encoding uncharacterized protein LOC105209306 isoform X2, giving the protein MYICGCVCRCRWWWFCACAFVNIHLGWRSCGASVTCATCWKKVAKSLPLHCVVESVHSLQASLAIDSRSPWKRRTNIETDSYVIMAAATPWSELVQTALQRLGYSQEAVNTARGSIMIKNWKPIPLEMISDNPVVPVSDIIGELTSVITLRIVILRSKPSTFGEIKDKLLKLLVLQSHTVLRSTGCPLDEMTLSQICRTSYQNPYSFPAGEISDELRRKFDQWWSQQLTPQSSITPKMLPFLTAPSSVTNEMDFPVGSAAVAAAAAAAAAAQAGLHAASGVGNVPGSNIPGLSGSRDSLLMNDATHHGSQGAGAAHHPNMLVHPAMHPSMHHHHHHPHSQYPNQKTRMRTSFDPEMELPKLQKWFQENPHPSRQQIQTYVVQLNALESRRGRKPLDVNNVVYWFKNARAAQKRAEMRGGLAALGHPSLNGFMLNQHGQLGQSSSSSGGSQQMSSSNINLAMSHDYLKSPLSLKSEDVDTMSQHSDDMDEDNSRPGSPQLPLSLTTHERNRNSPMEGAEGNMESVESRRDICGADGAFKDESDCQTMLNGSLNQSLRSCSRSYTEEEAQAQSKPNDAQTDDQQGDNSNEATANEQHSETEHNNSNNNNNANNLNNLNNNNINNSNNNNNTNNNNEQSCDAVNTQPQAHSSPKMSSPKEEDDDLDLEDDDDDNENDASQLDEYRSLSPDLANAMAQRKDLPFPMVPNSMFSQSFMYMSHYIPGFGQAANHPHAHHAAAAAAAAGMPPNALMNPGGLNLSSMSNEERRKRNRTFIDPVTEVPKLEQWFALNTHPSHNLILKYTEDLNTMPYRQKFPRLESKNVQFWFKNRRAKCKRLKMSLYDSSQLQGLNSFVSKYEERD; this is encoded by the exons CGAAATCGCTACCGTTACATTGTGTCGTCGAATCGGTGCATTCGTTGCAGGCCTCGCTCGCCATCGACTCACGCAGTCCATGGAAGCgacgtacgaatatcgaaacaGATAGCTATGTGATTATGGCCGCAGCAACGCCATGGTCGGAGTTGGTGCAGACCGCGCTGCAGCGACTAGGCTACTCACAGGAGGCGGTCAATACGGCAAGAG GTTCTATTATGATAAAGAACTGGAAGCCCATACCATTGGAAATGATCTCCGATAATCCAGTTGTGCCCGTCAGTGATATTATCGGCGAATTGACTTCGGTCATAACACTTCGTATAGTCATATTGCGTTCCAAACCGTCGACTTTCGGTGAAATTAAAGATAAATTATTGAAACTGCTCGTGCTGCAATCGCATACAGTATTGCGTTCCACCGGTTGTCCACTTGATGAG ATGACGCTCTCACAAATATGCCGCACGTCTTACCAGAATCCATATTCCTTTCCCGCCGGCGAGATCTCCGATGAGCTACGCCGCAAGTTCGACCAATGGTGGTCGCAACAACTCACGCCACAATCTAGTATTACGCCAAAAATGTTACCGTTCCTAACAGCACCGTCGTCGGTGACCAACGAAATGGACTTCCCTGTTGGATCAGCGGCTGTGGCTgcagccgctgctgctgctgctgcggcacaAGCTGGCTTACATGCAGCCAGCGGTGTGGGTAATGTACCCGGTAGTAATATACCCGGACTTAGCGGCAGTCGTGATTCGCTGCTGATGAATGATGCCACACACCATGGGTCACAAGGTGCTGGCGCAGCACATCATCCCAATATGTTGGTACATCCGGCCATGCATCCTTCGatgcatcatcatcatcaccatccACACTCACAGTATCCAAATCAGAAGACACGCATGCGCACCAGTTTCGATCCAGAAATGGAATTGCCAAAATTGCAGAAATGGTTTCAGGAGAACCCACATCCTTCGCGTcagcaaatacaaacatatgttgtGCAGTTGAATGCGCTGGAGTCAAGGCGTGGTCGCAAGCCGTTGGATGTTAATAATGTCGTATATTGGTTCAAGAATGCACGTGCCGCACAGAAACGCGCAGAAATGCGTGGCGGTTTAGCAGCGCTGGGACATCCCAGCTTGAATGGCTTCATGCTGAATCAGCACGGTCAGTTGGGTCAGAGTTCGAGCAGCAGTGGTGGTAGTCAACAAATGAGTAGCAGCAATATCAATTTAGCCATGTCACATGACTACCTGAAGAGTCCGTTGAGTCTGAAATCGGAAGATGTAGACACAATGTCACAGCACTCGGATGATATGGATGAAGACAACAGTCGACCAGGTTCACCACAATTACCGCTCTCACTAACTACGCATGAACGTAATCGCAATTCGCCGATGGAGGGCGCTGAGGGCAATATGGAGTCGGTCGAAAGTCGTCGTGACATCTGCGGTGCTGACGGTGCGTTTAAGGATGAAAGCGACTGTCAAACCATGCTAAATGGCTCACTCAATCAGTCATTACGCTCATGTTCGCGCAGCTATACCGAGGAGGAGGCTCAAGCGCAGTCCAAACCGAATGACGCACAAACCGATGACCAACAAGGTGACAATTCTAATGAAGCCACCGCCAATGAGCAGCACAGTGAAACAGaacacaacaatagcaataacaataataatgcaaataacCTAAATAacctaaataacaacaacattaacaatagcaataacaataataatactaataataacaATGAGCAATCCTGTGATGCCGTTAACACACAACCGCAAGCACATTCCTCACCTAAAATGAGTTCACCCAAAGAGGAGGACGATGATCTCGATTTGGAAGATGATGACGATGACAACGAGAACGATGCCTCACAACTAGATGAATATCGTTCGCTTTCACCAGATTTGGCTAATGCCATGGCACAGCGTAAAGATCTGCCCTTTCCAATGGTGCCGAACTCGATGTTCTCCCAGTCCTTCATGTACATGAGTCATTATATACCCGGATTTGGACAAGCCGCCAATCATCCGCACGCACATCATGCCGCAGCTGCAGCAGCTGCTGCCGGTATGCCACCGAATGCGCTAATGAATCCCGGTGGTCTGAATTTGTCGAGCATGTCAAACGAGGAGCGTCGCAAGCGAAATCGTACTTTCATCGATCCAGTTACTGAAGTGCCGAAGCTGGAGCAATGGTTCGCCTTGAATACACATCCATCACACAATCTGATACTGAAATACACGGAGGATTTGAATACAATGCCCTATAG ACAAAAGTTCCCACGCCTGGAAAGTAAAAATGTACAGTTTTGGTTTAAGAATCGTCGTGCCAAATGCAAACGCCTAAAGATGTCGCTCTACGACAGCTCTCAACTACAAGGCCTGAACTCATTCGTGAGCAAATATGAGGAGCGCGACTAA